In the Psychromicrobium lacuslunae genome, GCCAAGGTTGCCCAGTCGGCACAAAAACCACTTCGTCCAGTTCGAATCGAGCGGCAACCTCACTGGCTGCCACCAGGTGACCGTGATGGATGGGATCGAAGGTGCCACCCATCACACCCAGGCGAAAACGCCGCTTACTCTCCGGCTCACTCACCTCACGCACCGGAAGCAGTTCAGCGATGGGAGGCCGTCCTGCCCTGACCGTGGTCGTGCTTATTGGTGTGCTGCTTATTGGGGTCAATAGTCTCTTCTACCGCTTCATGACGATTCCCAAGGTTGGTGAAGGAAACCGTGATCAGCATCAGGATCAGCAAGATCGCAAAGATCGACACACCGAACATCCAGAACGGCATGAACAGTTCAGCGGGTGCTTCGTGTTCAGCGACGACGATGGTTGCGGCTCCGGCCAACTGGCTCAGCATGGTAGTTCTCCTATAAATCCTGAAAGGACGACGTTGATGATCTCGACTCTATGTTACGCGGCTCAGCCGCGTACCTGGCCCTCGCCATGCACAATCCACTTGGTGGTGGTCAATTCACTGAGCCCCATCGGTCCACGCGCGTGCAATTTCTGGGTGGAAATACCTACCTCGGCACCGAGCCCCAGCTCACCGCCGTCGGTGAACCTGGTAGATGCATTGACGATCACCGCAGCAGAATCAATCTCCGCGACGAATCGCTCGGTATTGCTCAGGTCATTGGAAAGTATTGCCTCGGTGTGCCCAGTGCTCCAACGCCGAATATGGCTAATGGCTTGGTCCATCGAGTCAACCATGCCGACGGCGAGATCCAGGTCCATATACTCAGTGGCCCAGTCTTCATCGGTAGCTTCGGTGGCAACAAGACCGGTCGGCAACTCGGCAAGCACTCGGGAATCCGCGTGCAAGCGAACCCCGGCCTCGGCGAGTGCCTTGAGCACCTCGCTCAGGCCAGAGAATTTTTGATGCACCAGCAGGGTCTCCACGGTGTTGCAGACGCTGGGGCGTTGAGTCTTTGAATTCAGTACGATCTCGACCGCCGAATTGACCGAAGCAGATTCATCAAGATAGATATGTACATTGCCCTCGCCGGTTTCAATCACCGGGACGGAAGACTCGTTCACCACGGTCTGGATGAGTTCATGTCCGCCGCGCGGGATCAGTACATCCACTCGGCCGCGAGCCTTCATCAGCACGGCAGCACCGGCTCGCCCATAGTGATCAACACTCTGCACCAAATCGGCGGGTAGCCCAACCGTTTCAAGCGCATCACGGATCACCGAAAGTAACTCACTATTGGTTTGGGCGACGGCGCTACCACCGCGCAAAATCACCGCATTACCGCTTTTCAAGGCTAATCCGGCGATGTCGATGGTGACGTTCGGCCGGGCCTCGTAAATCGCGGCCACCACCCCCATAGGAACCTGCACTTGGCGCAGCCGCAAACCATTCGGAAGCGTCTGACCACGCACCACGGTGCCAACCGGATCCGGCAGTGACGCCAGGTTGTGCAGCGCGGCAATGAGCTGATCGATGCGTGCCGGAGTCAGCTTCATTCGGTCCTGCAGTGCAGCGGCGAGCTGTTCAGCGCGGGCCAGTTCTAGGTCGCGGGCATTCGCCTCAAGTAAGCCCGGCTGATGTGCTTTAAGCGCCTCAGCGATGGCCAGCAGCGCGCGATCCTTCCATGCACGATTGGCCCGGGCGAGCTTTCTGGAAGCGGCACGCGAACGATCAGCTATCGCATGCACAGCGCTCTGAATCTGATCCGCCGAAGCCTCGCTTCGGGCCGTTTCGGTCTCGCTTACCAGCTCTGTCATGCGCCTATTCTAGCTGTGATACCGAGCGGGTTTGGAAATTTTAGAGCAATACCAGGTCATCGACATGGACCACTTCGCGTAAATAGTCACTGCCAAGTTCCGCCGCTAGTTCCTTAGTGCGTCGGCCCAGCATTTGCGGTAGTTCTGAGGCTTCATAATTGACCAGTCCCCGGGCGAAGGCTCGGCCCTGCAAATCCAGTAGTTCGACCGCATCACCGGCTTCAAAATCCCCCGAGATCGCTTTGATTCCGGCCGGCAGCAGGGACTTATGCCGTTCCCTGATCGCCCGCACCGCACCGTCATCGAGTGTCAGGGTGCCATGAGTACTGGCCAGGTGCGCGAGCCAGAGCAATCTGATCGGACGGCGCACACCATGCATGCTGAACCAGGTGCCGACATGCTCACCGGCCAGCGCCGCGGCAGCCTGGGCCGTGGAGGTGATCAGCGCGGGGGTGCCGAAGCCAGCCGCAATGCTGGCTGCTTGAACTTTAGTTGCCATCCCGCCAGTCCCCAGACCAGCGGCTCCGGTGCTGCCAATGCTCAGTGACTCCAGTTCGGCGGGCTCGGAGATCTCGGCAATCCGCTGGCCGCCCTGCCCGGGCGGGGCGTCGTAAAGCGCGTCGACATCGGAGAGCAGCAGCATCGCGTCGGCCTTGACTAAATGCGCAACCAGCGCGGCTAAGCGATCATTGTCGCCAAAACGGATCTCATGGGTGGCGACCGTGTCGTTTTCGTTCACGATCGGCAGCACACCAAGGTTCAGCAGGCGTTCCAAAGCCCGGTAGGCGTTGGCGTACTGAGTTCTGCGGGTCAAATCATCGGCGGTGAGCAACACTTGGCTGACGGTTACTCCATGCGCCGCAAAGGCCTCGGTGTACCGAGCCATCAGCAGGCCTTGGCCAACGCTGGCCGCGGACTGTTGGGTCGCCAGATCTTTTGGACGCCGGGACAGCCCTAACGGTGCCAAACCGGCGGCAATGGCACCTGAAGAAACCAGAATAACCTCGGTACCGCGATTCCTGCGTTCCGCCAGCACATCGACCAGCGCGCCCAGCGCCTGTTCAGAAAGCCCGCCGTTGAGCGAAGTCAGCGAAGAAGAACCGACCTTGACAACAATCCGCGATGCCGTCGCGAGCGTGCTGCGACCGCCCTCCTGGCTAGCCATCATCGCCGTCGTGGCTCTCGGTCTGCTGCTGCGCCGACCGCCGAGCATCGACCGATTCGGTCCAGATGCCGGCCTTGCGCTCAGATTCCAACTCGGCGCGGGCAGCTGCTTTGGCGTCCCGTCGATCTTGATATTCCTCGCGCTTCTGGCTGCGCGTTGGGCGGTCGCCGACGTCAGCGAAACGCAAGTCGGTGCCACGCGGACCGGCCAGCAATTCGGCACCTGTCATCAAAGTGGGCTCCCAGTCGAAGACCACTGAATCTTTGCCGTCCTCGCCGATCACCACGGTATCCCCCGGCTTCGCACCCTCCTTGAAGAGCTGATCCTCGATACCGAGCTTGGCGAGCCGGTCGGCCAAATAACCGATTGCTTCCTCATTGGTGAAGTCTGTCTGTTTGACCCAGCGCTCCGGTTTATCCCCGAGCACTCGGTAGAGCGGTTCCAGGTTGCGCTCCTCAGCCCGGATTACGAATTCCTTGCGGTTCACCGCACGGGGCCGCAAGACCTGGGGGGTTACCGTCGGCGGCGCCACGGTGGCCTGATTTCGCGCTGCGGCAACCAGCTCAGCCATCGCGAAGGAAAGCGGACGCAGGCCCTCGTGGGAGACCGCCGAGATCTCAAAGACCCGGTAGCCGCGCTCTTCCAAATCCGCACGGACGAAATCGGCCATTTCCTTGCCATCAGGGGTGTCGATCTTATTCAGCGCGACCAGCTTAGGCCGCTGATTGAGCGGCACCACCTCGCCGTCCGCACCGGCATAACTCATATCGACGGCATACTTCTCAAGCTCGGCTTCAATAATGGCCAGATCGGAAAGCGGATCCCGATCGCTTTCCAAAGTGGCACAATCCAAGACGTGTACCAGCGCCGCGCAACGCTCCACATGGCGGAGGAAGTTATGGCCGAGTCCCTTGCCTTCCGAAGCGCCTTCGATCAGACCGGGCACGTCGGCAATGGTGAATCGAACGTCACCGGCCTCGACTACGCCGAGGTTCGGCACCAAGGTGGTGAAAGGATAATCGGCAATTTTGGGCCGTGCCGCGCTCATCGCCGCGATCAGCGAGGACTTACCGGCGGAGGGAAAGCCGACCAGCGCAATATCCGCGATGCTTTTCAGTTCCAGCACGATATCGCTGGCATCGCCATCGATACCTAACAGGGCGAAGCCTGGTGCCTTGCGTTTCTGGGAGGAAAGTGAAGCATTGCCCAAGCCGCCCTGACCACCAGCAGCGGCAATGTACTCAGTGCCTTCGCCCACCAGATCGGCGAGCAATTCGCCATCCTTGGTCTTGATCACGGTGCCGTCCGGAACTGGCAAAATCAGCGTTTCGCCGTGTTTTCCGGCGCGCCAGTCCCCCATCCCCGGGCCACCGTTTCCAGCGTGCCGGTGCGGTGCATGGTGATAGTCAAGCAGCGTGGTGGTCTGGTGGGAGACGCGCAGGATCACATCGCCGCCATTACCGCCGTTACCACCATCTGGGCCGCCCAGCGGTTTGAACTTCTCCCGCTTGACCGAAACACAGCCATGGCCACCAGCTCCGCCCGAGACATGAAGTACTACTCGGTCGACGAAGTTTGCCACTGGTTCTCCTTAGTGAGAGGCCGGGATAGAGCACCGATACGCGAACTCGGTGCTTTCCATTCTAGATCTTGCTTAAAACAAAGGTGGGGCGAGCCACCTGGCTCGCCCCACCATGAGAAATTCAGAAGCTGCTTAGACTGCAGCGACGATGTTGACTACCCGGCGACCGCCACGGCTGCCGAATTCAACAGCACCGGCTTCCAGCGCGAACAAGGTATCGTCCTTGCCGCGACCAACACCGTTGCCCGGGTGGAAGTGGGTGCCGCGCTGGCGAACGATGATCTCGCCTGCGGAGACAACCTGACCGCCGAAGCGCTTCACGCCCAAGTACTGAGCGTTCGAATCGCGACCGTTGCGAGTGGAACTCGCGCCCTTTTTATGTGCCATTTTTCTACCTGTCTAGTAAGTGCGTTGGGCCAGAGGCCTTAGGCGATGGAAGTGACTTTGACCTTGGTGAGTGCCTGGCGATGGCCTTGGCGCTTCTTGTAACCGGTCTTGTTCTTGAACTTCTGGATCACGATCTTCGGGCCACGGAGATCTTCAAGGATTTCAGCCTTGACCTTGATCTTGGCCAGATCTTTGGCGTCCGAGGTGATCTTCTCACCATCGACCAGGAGCACAGCGGGCAGCTCAATGGTGCTGCCAGCCCCACCGGGGACGCGGTTTAGGGTAACGAAGTCTCCTACGGAAACCTTCTCTTGGCGGCCGCCTGCGCGGACAATCGCGTACACCACTGGGGAACTCACTTCTCTCGACGTTATATCTAGCTTTTATTGCTTACAAATTTATGCGCGGAGGCTTTTCCGCTGTGCCATTCGCCTCAAGGTCTTGCTTGCTGAGATACAGCCTGCAGACACAACCCACTAACGGCGGATGCACCGACAGTCTAGGATACGCTATTGAGCGCTTGTGCTGCAAATGCTGACTTCTTCATCAGGCGCAGCGGCACGGTAAACCGCGCCTTACCATTCTAACGGCCTTCACTAAGCCCCGCCAGCTCGCCACGCCCGGGCAGTTTGGTTTTTAGCAGTTAGATCTTAATTTGCCAGCCGTTCGGCAAGATCGATATCCGATCGCGCCGGATTGGATTGGATGGGCCGTGGCGTTGAAGCTCCAACACCACGACCCATCCGGCTCGTACTCAAGGTAGCACTCAGGGTTGCACTCAAGGTAGCAATCAGGATGAGTGGCTGCTCATCAACCCTTGGCTCAAAGTTCAGCGATCAGTTGCTGTAAGCCAAGGCCCTGCTGATAGCCGCCCCGGGCAGCCTGTTGGCGAGTGGCCGGATCCGCAGCGCTAGCATTGAAAACATCTCCCGCGCCCACAGCTGGAAAAACCGTCTGCACTCTGCTGCCGCTAGCGAGCAGTTCCTCCACCTGGCTAGCCAGATCCATTCGCCACTCGCTTGGTGTCCGCGATTTGCCGGCGAACGGCGAAAGGATCAGCACTCGGCGGTGTCCAGCGGCCAAATCGGCGTTTTCATTACGTCGATAACCACCATTGATATAGCGTTTGGCGCCGATCCGATAGCTACCGCCGAAACCATTGCTAGTACTGGCCGCGACAGCATCAACCAGCTCCACGCCGCTGTTCCGGTCAAATACCTCTGGTTCGCCGGTCTGGGCGTTGACAGCCGTGATCAGCACCGCTTGCAATGGCCAGTCCTGTTTGGGGAGTCTGGCTGCAACAGTGCTGCGCCAGCGGAGCTGCAAGCTGCCGTCTGAGTCGTCTCGACCCAGCGCCGCCGCCCCCATCCGACGACGCATATCAGCTGCGTCTTGAGCGGCGGCGATAATTCCGGCTGACCAATCCATATACTGTACTGCTTGCGCGGTGGCAGCGCTGTGCTGTCCGGGTCTGTGTTGCTCGGGCCTGAGCTTGCTCGAGGGCCGATGCTCTGGCTCGGACAGAATGGCTGCATAAAGCTCAGCGGGGCTGATACCGCTACTAATCTGAGCAGCCACCGTCGAGCCGGAAGAGGTGCCGATCAGCAGATCGGCTGCGCTGAGATCGATACCGGCCTCTGCTACACCGGCAATGAGACCGAGTTGCCAGGCATTCCCGGCCGCTCCGCCACCGGCTAAGACCAGGGCAAGGCTGTTTCTGTTGTCCGGAACTGGCAGAACCGCTTGGGCTTGCCGGCCTGGCGTAATTGGCTTGGTTGAAGAAGGTGTTGTGTTCATTGAAGTCGCCTTTCAGGAGTGAACCGTAAGGCACTCCCACGTCGACTAAGCCAGTCGCGTGATCGTGAACAGCGAGGGAACACCCACGGCAAATACTGGTTTCATGGGTCTCACCTCCTGAACACTAAAGACGATCAACGTAATAATCGCACGGCACCGTGGCGACGCACAAGGGCCTTCACCTCGGCCCGATCAAGCACCGGCAACCCGAGCCATCCGAACTCGATGGCTTAGAGATCGGCTGCTGGCACCCCAACGCCGAGAATCAAAGGCTCCGCCGAATCGGTATTCTGCTCCGTTTTTTGCTGCGCAGCGTTTTGCTGTGCCGAGTCTTGCTGAGCAGTGCGCCGGGGCGGGCTCGAGTTCACTACCGCCCCAGTTGACTCGCCCTCAATCGATTGGACCTCGGTACTGTTCGCGGCGCCCTGCGCTCGGCCTGCTGCCCGGTGCCTGCGGCTCCGTGGCTTGCGGGCCGTATTGGACTCGGCCGCCGGGGTCAAGTGATCGAACACATCAGTGAGGGACTCTAGTGACAGCGAACTTTGGGGTTCAGCATTCTCAGCTGACTTTCGGTGCGGAATAACAACCTGTTCCGCGCCAAAGGTCAGTACCGGAGAGTTAGCATCGGCAGTTTCGGTAACCTCAACAACTTCACTAGCTTCGCCAACCGACTGCACCGAAGTTGCTGAGGTGCTCCGCTCTGCCGGTTCCTGATCCGCGGCCGTCGACTCTGCCATCGGCACTGCATTGGCGTCTCCAACATGCTGATCGAGGTCGTGATGAGCGGCTTGGGCAGCGGCAGCAATATTCGCTAATGCGGTCCG is a window encoding:
- a CDS encoding glutamate-5-semialdehyde dehydrogenase, whose protein sequence is MTELVSETETARSEASADQIQSAVHAIADRSRAASRKLARANRAWKDRALLAIAEALKAHQPGLLEANARDLELARAEQLAAALQDRMKLTPARIDQLIAALHNLASLPDPVGTVVRGQTLPNGLRLRQVQVPMGVVAAIYEARPNVTIDIAGLALKSGNAVILRGGSAVAQTNSELLSVIRDALETVGLPADLVQSVDHYGRAGAAVLMKARGRVDVLIPRGGHELIQTVVNESSVPVIETGEGNVHIYLDESASVNSAVEIVLNSKTQRPSVCNTVETLLVHQKFSGLSEVLKALAEAGVRLHADSRVLAELPTGLVATEATDEDWATEYMDLDLAVGMVDSMDQAISHIRRWSTGHTEAILSNDLSNTERFVAEIDSAAVIVNASTRFTDGGELGLGAEVGISTQKLHARGPMGLSELTTTKWIVHGEGQVRG
- the obgE gene encoding GTPase ObgE, which encodes MANFVDRVVLHVSGGAGGHGCVSVKREKFKPLGGPDGGNGGNGGDVILRVSHQTTTLLDYHHAPHRHAGNGGPGMGDWRAGKHGETLILPVPDGTVIKTKDGELLADLVGEGTEYIAAAGGQGGLGNASLSSQKRKAPGFALLGIDGDASDIVLELKSIADIALVGFPSAGKSSLIAAMSAARPKIADYPFTTLVPNLGVVEAGDVRFTIADVPGLIEGASEGKGLGHNFLRHVERCAALVHVLDCATLESDRDPLSDLAIIEAELEKYAVDMSYAGADGEVVPLNQRPKLVALNKIDTPDGKEMADFVRADLEERGYRVFEISAVSHEGLRPLSFAMAELVAAARNQATVAPPTVTPQVLRPRAVNRKEFVIRAEERNLEPLYRVLGDKPERWVKQTDFTNEEAIGYLADRLAKLGIEDQLFKEGAKPGDTVVIGEDGKDSVVFDWEPTLMTGAELLAGPRGTDLRFADVGDRPTRSQKREEYQDRRDAKAAARAELESERKAGIWTESVDARRSAQQQTESHDGDDG
- the rplU gene encoding 50S ribosomal protein L21, encoding MVYAIVRAGGRQEKVSVGDFVTLNRVPGGAGSTIELPAVLLVDGEKITSDAKDLAKIKVKAEILEDLRGPKIVIQKFKNKTGYKKRQGHRQALTKVKVTSIA
- the proB gene encoding glutamate 5-kinase; amino-acid sequence: MMASQEGGRSTLATASRIVVKVGSSSLTSLNGGLSEQALGALVDVLAERRNRGTEVILVSSGAIAAGLAPLGLSRRPKDLATQQSAASVGQGLLMARYTEAFAAHGVTVSQVLLTADDLTRRTQYANAYRALERLLNLGVLPIVNENDTVATHEIRFGDNDRLAALVAHLVKADAMLLLSDVDALYDAPPGQGGQRIAEISEPAELESLSIGSTGAAGLGTGGMATKVQAASIAAGFGTPALITSTAQAAAALAGEHVGTWFSMHGVRRPIRLLWLAHLASTHGTLTLDDGAVRAIRERHKSLLPAGIKAISGDFEAGDAVELLDLQGRAFARGLVNYEASELPQMLGRRTKELAAELGSDYLREVVHVDDLVLL
- the rpmA gene encoding 50S ribosomal protein L27; the protein is MAHKKGASSTRNGRDSNAQYLGVKRFGGQVVSAGEIIVRQRGTHFHPGNGVGRGKDDTLFALEAGAVEFGSRGGRRVVNIVAAV
- a CDS encoding patatin-like phospholipase family protein; this translates as MNTTPSSTKPITPGRQAQAVLPVPDNRNSLALVLAGGGAAGNAWQLGLIAGVAEAGIDLSAADLLIGTSSGSTVAAQISSGISPAELYAAILSEPEHRPSSKLRPEQHRPGQHSAATAQAVQYMDWSAGIIAAAQDAADMRRRMGAAALGRDDSDGSLQLRWRSTVAARLPKQDWPLQAVLITAVNAQTGEPEVFDRNSGVELVDAVAASTSNGFGGSYRIGAKRYINGGYRRNENADLAAGHRRVLILSPFAGKSRTPSEWRMDLASQVEELLASGSRVQTVFPAVGAGDVFNASAADPATRQQAARGGYQQGLGLQQLIAEL